TCTGTTCTAAAAAATTCTATAACATCCGCAGACGCGGATACTGCTTTGTTAAAATCTTCTTGCGTAACGGGCACCTTCTCTCTTATTATTATGTTCCCTTCATTAAAAGAAGTATGTAAATAGAAATGAAATAACCCTCTAAAAAAACGGGCTTGCCCCATTTGAACAGTCCACTCTTCTTCGTTCACAGTACCTTCTAGTTTATTTAGGGCTTCAATAACCTGATTTGCCCTAAAAATACCCTGGTAGAGAGCTTCCCATTTATTTTTTATGGAATTATCGCTATTGGTATACGTTTTATAATAATACGTTCTTCCCTGTTCGTTTCCAGGAGTAGGCCTTCCATAACCCGGCCAGCCCATATCTGAACGCCAAGACTCCTCTAAAAGACTTAGAACATTATGATTTAAAAGTGTAGCGTATATGGCATTTACACCACTATCCGTTTCGTCTAAATTTTTCCAATAATTGTCTGTCGCGATTACATTGGGATTGGTCTCCGCCAAGAATTCTTGATTCTCACATGCACTTAAGGCGGCAACCATGATTAGAATGCTAAGTATTCGTTTCATGTTAATTGCGTTTAAAAATTAAAATTTAATCCAAAAATATATTGAGAAGTAACCGGGTAATTCCCTTTGTCAAGTCCCCTAGCACTGATACCTCCTCCAATTTCCGGATCGTAACCAGAATAATCAGTAAAGGTCAGTGGATTCTGCGCGGTGAAATAGAACCTTAATTTTGATGTGCCTATTTTATCGCAAATACTTTTAGGCACACTATACCCAAGGGTGAGTGCCTTTAACCTGACATAATCTCCTTTCTCCAGCCAAAGATCAGTGAATCCCTTAAAATTGGGGTGTGACTTTGTGTCTCCTCTATAAGCAGGAATTGTAGTGCTTGGGTTTGCTTCGGACCATGCATAAACCAAATCTCTATGGCGGCCATACCCATAAGCTGTTGCTTTTGCCCCGTTCATTATTTCATGCCCAAAGGCTCCGTACCATTGCATTGAAAAATCAAAACCCTTAAAATCTGCATTTAAATTCAAGCCCACTTCGTATTCTGGTAGCCCACTACCGCTATAGACTCTATCTGCATCAGAAATATCCCCACTCCCATCGGAGTCTACATAAATTAAATCTCCCATTTGGGCATTAGGAACTAAGTTTTGATACTCCGTAAGCTTTTCGGCAGTATCGATAATACCGTTTGTTGGATACAAGAAAAAGGCTCCGGCTTCGTGCCCTTCTGCTAGTACGGTAACTTGCGAACTAGTTGTAGCTCCGCTAATTAGACCATAGTCATTAGTAAATAGAAAACCACCTTCACCGTTTATTTTAGTAATCTCATTATCCATGGTTGTGAAGGTCCCGTTTAAGCCCCAGTTAAGTTTACCTATACGATCATTGAACCCCATGGCAAACTCAAAACCAGAGTTGGTCATATTACCTACATTAAGAACTACTTGTGCATTGTTCCCTCCACCAGTAGAGCCTGGCAATACAATTGGGAATAACATATCTTGTTTTTTAGTTTGATAATATTCTGTAGTTAGTGTAAGTCTATTGTCAAAAAAGCCCAGATCAATACCAACGTTGTTCTGAATTGAAGTTTCCCATTTTACAACAGCATTCGCAAATTCTGTTTGTGTAGAACCAAAAGACAGCACATCTCCACCTTCGGGACCAAAAGCATAGTCTACACCTTGTGTTATACCTGCTGAAAAGGAGTAAGGAGAAAAACTTTGATTTCCAACGGTACCCCTACTTGCCCTTATTTTAAAATTGTTGGCTACCGGTTTCAGAGAGGACCAAAAGTTTTCATCCGAAACGTTCCATCCTACGGAAACCGAAGGAAACGTACCCCACCTATAGTCCTGTCCAAATTTTGAAGATCCATCCCTACGAACGCTAGAACTCAATAAGTATTTACCTTTATAGTCATATTGAACTCTCCCTAAAATTCCAATTAGCTTGTTCTTATAATTGGAGCCCGATCTGGCATCGGGGTTGAGTGTGGCATTATTAAGTACTTGCACATCATTACTGACCACACCATATTTTTTGGCCGTAAATTGTTTATACCCATAGCTTTCTCGGGATCCGGCAGCGGTAAATGTAATGTTGTTATCTTCTAACTTTTTGTTATAGGTTATTATACCATCATAAGTAGAGGAAGACCAATAACTGGCAATGTTTTCAACAAAACTATTGGACGGATTGCTTAACAATTCTCCAGTTTGAGAATTATAAACAGGAGTATACCCGTTAAATTTTTCCCTAAAATCATTGGCTTCGTTTATTCCTGCCCTAAATTTTAGATTTAGACCGGACAACAACTCATAATCAACATTTAAATTAGCGTAGGCTCTTGTTGTATTAGATACATCTATATTGTCAAAACTATCAATAACCCAACCTAATCTGTTCGATTCATCACCTCCCAAGGTTTCAATAGGTTCATTAATATTATCCGGTAAACCTTGTTGAGTTGGATAATACCGGATGGTCTGAGTTATGATTCCACCAGGAGACCTCTCTACCTCTTCTTTGTTCATACCTGCCGTTGCTCCTATTTTCCACCGCTTATGCTGGTACATTGTATTTATACGGGTGTTAAACCTTTTAAAGTTGGAATTAATTATAACTCCTTCCGCTTCATAGAAACCAGAAGACACATTGTATGTTATATCCTGTGTACCACCGGACACGTTTATGGTATAATCCTGTATAGCGGCATTATCTACAAATACCAATTCCGATAAATCCGTATCATATAAAAAGCCTTGTGGACTTCTAGATAAGCCAAGAACAGTAACATCGTCCGTGCTTCCCGTAACATTTCTATCTCTAACAAGATTAAAATAGGTTTGTTGTTGCGTATTCATTAATGGTGTCCCGGACGTTATTTTCTGTATACCGTAACTACCATTGAGCTTTACCTGTAACGAACCTGCTTTTCCTCTTTTGGTTGTTATTAATATCACTCCCGAAGCTCCACGTGTACCATAAATAGCAGCTGAAGCCGCATCTTTTAAAATATCTATAGATTCTATTTCTGATGGTGGTATTCTAGGGTCATCTGCCTGAGGTATACCATCTATGACATATAGTGGCGTGTTACTTCCTGAAACCGAGGTTATACCCCTAATTAAGATTTCTGAGCTCCCTCCTGGTTGTGCCGAACTAATAACATTTACCCCTGAGGCCTGACCTTGCAGTGCGTTCCCTAAATCTGATGTTACAAAATTTTCAATATCCTCTGATTTAACACTGGATACAGCCCCGGTGAGCTCTTTCTTTTTAACTGTTCCATAGCCTACAACTACTACCTCTTCCAAGTTCTCAACATCGGCTTCCATGGTAATATTATGAGTTGTTCCCGTAACGGTTATACTTTTTCTCTTCATACCTAGGTAATTGAACTCCAAGACATCGCCCGGCTCAGCAGGTATTGAATATTCTCCGTCAAAATTGGATATAACACCAACTTTTGTACCTTTTTTGATTACCGAAACTCCGGGTATGGGCATAGAATCACTACCCTCCTCTACTATAACTCCGGTAACAGTATCCTGTGCCCGTAGAT
This genomic interval from Zobellia roscoffensis contains the following:
- a CDS encoding SusC/RagA family TonB-linked outer membrane protein; the encoded protein is MKKTKQSKSTRLWLLQSVAILFFVSYGGGNLRAQDTVTGVIVEEGSDSMPIPGVSVIKKGTKVGVISNFDGEYSIPAEPGDVLEFNYLGMKRKSITVTGTTHNITMEADVENLEEVVVVGYGTVKKKELTGAVSSVKSEDIENFVTSDLGNALQGQASGVNVISSAQPGGSSEILIRGITSVSGSNTPLYVIDGIPQADDPRIPPSEIESIDILKDAASAAIYGTRGASGVILITTKRGKAGSLQVKLNGSYGIQKITSGTPLMNTQQQTYFNLVRDRNVTGSTDDVTVLGLSRSPQGFLYDTDLSELVFVDNAAIQDYTINVSGGTQDITYNVSSGFYEAEGVIINSNFKRFNTRINTMYQHKRWKIGATAGMNKEEVERSPGGIITQTIRYYPTQQGLPDNINEPIETLGGDESNRLGWVIDSFDNIDVSNTTRAYANLNVDYELLSGLNLKFRAGINEANDFREKFNGYTPVYNSQTGELLSNPSNSFVENIASYWSSSTYDGIITYNKKLEDNNITFTAAGSRESYGYKQFTAKKYGVVSNDVQVLNNATLNPDARSGSNYKNKLIGILGRVQYDYKGKYLLSSSVRRDGSSKFGQDYRWGTFPSVSVGWNVSDENFWSSLKPVANNFKIRASRGTVGNQSFSPYSFSAGITQGVDYAFGPEGGDVLSFGSTQTEFANAVVKWETSIQNNVGIDLGFFDNRLTLTTEYYQTKKQDMLFPIVLPGSTGGGNNAQVVLNVGNMTNSGFEFAMGFNDRIGKLNWGLNGTFTTMDNEITKINGEGGFLFTNDYGLISGATTSSQVTVLAEGHEAGAFFLYPTNGIIDTAEKLTEYQNLVPNAQMGDLIYVDSDGSGDISDADRVYSGSGLPEYEVGLNLNADFKGFDFSMQWYGAFGHEIMNGAKATAYGYGRHRDLVYAWSEANPSTTIPAYRGDTKSHPNFKGFTDLWLEKGDYVRLKALTLGYSVPKSICDKIGTSKLRFYFTAQNPLTFTDYSGYDPEIGGGISARGLDKGNYPVTSQYIFGLNFNF